AGTCAACGAATTACTCCATGGAATTGCAAAAAGAGGAGAAGTAATCGGTTTTGATATGGTAGAAGTAGCTACACCTTACGATCATACGGGAATAACTGGACAAGTGGCAGCGCGCCTCTCATTAGACTTGCTTAGTTATGTTTTAAAGGAAAAAGAGAAAAACAGGCTGCAATCAGCGATCATCAAGAGAAGAAATTCATAAAGAAGCATTAGTCTGTTAAATTTTAAAGCGTTTGCTGATATAAAGTGATTTTCCTCTTAGTTTCCTAAATATGTATAAATGATAGAAGCGATATCATAAAAATATTTATGTAAATAATTGTCTATTTTGAATATATTGAGTATCTAAAAAAGTATAGAGGATGACGGTTGTGGGAGAGTGCAATGTAGACAGCCAACGAATGAGCAAGTTCCCAAAAAAACCTGGAACAAATCTCTCAGGTAAAAGAAACATAATAGGACGCAACTCTGGGGAGCGCGTTTATAAAACGCCACCATTGGGGAAACTTTTTTTAGCATAGAGTTAAACCCTCAGTTAAAAGGACAGAGAAGGGAATGTTGCCATTACTCTTTTCTGTCCTTTTTTGCTTTGTGCGGGAGCCATTCTATTTAGGCTCCATTGGTAACGATTTGTATTGTATATATGTGTAACCAAACTTTATTTTCATTGATATCGATTCTCCATAATAGTAGTTACCAATAATGGAACTAATATGTGAATAACAGTACGATAATGGCAAGCCAAAATGCCTGCCCAAGATTCTAATATCGTATCAAGCCCATTTTGTGTAAGGATGAAATCATCTGTTTCCTTCGATATATACAGGCCTGAAAACAAAATAAGGTAGGCTGTCGAACCAATAGGGGCAATACCCATCCGACTTCATTTGAAAATAGACCCTCTTGATTACTTGCAACATAACAGCGCCTAGTTCTCCGCCAGCCACTTCCCTTAATCCAAATGCACTTTCAAAGATTAAAACAAAAACACTCTGTAACTCGGTAACATTCATGACGACGATAATAATCAACGCTACTAACACGTATGCTCCTGCCATAATAGGGACGATGACAACAGATGCTTTTGCAATCATTTTAATCCCGCCAAAAATGATGACAGCCGTAACCCATTTTTCGATTCCAAACGATTCATTGAACGCACTTGTAATCGTGTTGGCTTGTACCAAATAGAAATTCAATCCCTATCCTTTTTGAAGGTGGGGATATTTTACGCTTACTCATAGAAAAAGAGATGGCTCCAAATCTACTTTATTATACAGCTTGCAGAGATAGCAAGCATCAATCACATCTGTCTTTACTTTTCGTAGAGATGAGCTCTTTTCATGCTATTAAACAAGTGGGTTAATGATAATTAATAAATAATCTCTTTCCTCGAAATGCTGAACAACTGGTGTATGACAATGACTAGTAGACTCTAATACGACCGAGGTCGAATTCCTGTTAAGTTTTCTATTTCCCTCTTACTTACAAAAATCCATGATAGTAAGTACTGACACCTAAATAAATGGTTCATAAAGAACTTATTCCATAAACAGGCTCCCTCCACATTCAAACCATTTTTTCACTTCAGTGATGATCGAATTAGGATAATTTATTTAAACAAAACGAGACAAAACGAGACAACAATCTCATTTTGTCTCGTTTTGTTTCGACTGAAAATAAATAAAATCCTCATTTTAGCGAC
This sequence is a window from Brevibacillus sp. JNUCC-41. Protein-coding genes within it:
- a CDS encoding alanine:cation symporter family protein, with the protein product MNFYLVQANTITSAFNESFGIEKWVTAVIIFGGIKMIAKASVVIVPIMAGAYVLVALIIIVVMNVTELQSVFVLIFESAFGLREVAGGELGAVMLQVIKRVYFQMKSDGYCPYWFDSLPYFVFRPVYIEGNR